Proteins from a single region of Altererythrobacter sp. Root672:
- the polA gene encoding DNA polymerase I, translated as MADKQHLYLVDGSAYIFRAYHRLPPLTNPHGVPVGAVYGYTTMLWKLADDLDKADGPTHLAVILDKGSHSFRNDLYDQYKANRPPPPEDLVPQFPLIRDATRAFSLPCIEEDNLEADDLIASYAKEATRRGWDVTIVSSDKDLMQLVGRCAEPHDGHDGGCIDMLDTMKNQRIDIPEVIEKFGVPPELVGDVLALMGDAVDNVPGIYGIGPKTASKLIQDYGSLQGALDAAPSMKPGKLKERLIEGRSMAELSRVLVQLKEDCELPMPLDEFVLKPTPQEPLAQFLETHGFTSLLKRLGDGRGSPDRPTQLNPAKPETAGAPVSPEGNRQPLPEWPAVDRSTYECVQSMERLEHWIGRAFHARLVAIDTETSDLDAMRAELTGISLALGPNDACYIPLAHGGTDMFAERPVQIDKAAALSALKPLLESEAVLKVGQNVKYDLNIFARNGVQVAPVDDTMVISFDLDAGRSEDGIGGGHGMDELATRHLGHTTLTFKDICGTGKKAIPFGEVPLTKATEYAAEDADVTWRLYKTLKPRLALENGTRVYQRVDRPLIPVVAQMERNGIKVDRQALAGLSEEFAKEIARIEGEIYECCGQQFTIGSPAQLGDILFNKMGYKGGRKGKSGQYSTDQAILEQLANQGAPVARLVLDWRQHSKLRSTYTEALQAAINPATGRVHTCYSLVGAQTGRLSSTDPNLQNIPIRTAIGRRIREAFVAEPGNVLLAADYSQIELRLAAHMADVPPLKEAFAAGEDIHARTAQEMYGTVDRDTRARAKTINFAILYGISRWGLAGRLGVEADEAQAVIDRYFQRFPGIQRYIVHTLESVRERGYSETLFGRKTWFPRISAKIPHERQGAERAAINAPIQGTSADIIKRAMARMPAALADAGLGEVKMLLQVHDELVFELPEGDVAAASPVIERVMAEAALPSVELDVPLGIEIGTGLSWDAAH; from the coding sequence ATGGCCGACAAACAGCATCTCTACCTGGTCGACGGTTCGGCCTATATCTTCCGCGCCTATCACCGCCTGCCGCCGCTCACGAACCCGCACGGCGTGCCGGTCGGCGCGGTCTATGGCTACACCACGATGCTCTGGAAGCTGGCTGACGACCTCGACAAGGCCGACGGCCCCACGCACCTCGCAGTGATCCTCGACAAGGGCTCGCACAGCTTCCGCAATGACCTCTACGACCAGTACAAGGCCAACCGTCCTCCGCCGCCCGAGGACCTGGTCCCGCAGTTCCCGCTGATCCGCGACGCCACGCGCGCGTTCAGCTTGCCGTGCATCGAGGAGGACAACCTCGAGGCCGACGACCTGATAGCCTCCTACGCGAAGGAAGCCACGCGGCGCGGGTGGGACGTAACCATCGTCAGTTCCGACAAGGACCTGATGCAACTGGTCGGCCGGTGCGCCGAGCCGCATGACGGCCACGACGGTGGCTGCATCGACATGCTCGATACGATGAAGAACCAGCGGATCGACATCCCCGAGGTGATCGAGAAGTTCGGCGTCCCGCCCGAGCTGGTTGGCGACGTGCTGGCGCTGATGGGCGACGCAGTCGACAACGTGCCCGGCATCTACGGCATCGGCCCCAAGACTGCGAGCAAGCTGATCCAGGACTATGGATCGCTGCAAGGCGCGCTCGACGCGGCGCCATCAATGAAGCCCGGCAAGCTGAAGGAACGCCTGATCGAAGGCCGCTCGATGGCCGAGCTCAGCCGGGTGCTGGTCCAGCTCAAGGAAGATTGCGAGCTGCCAATGCCGCTCGACGAGTTCGTGCTCAAGCCAACACCGCAAGAACCGCTGGCGCAGTTCCTCGAAACGCATGGCTTCACCAGCCTGCTCAAGCGCCTGGGCGATGGCCGCGGCAGCCCCGACCGGCCAACGCAGCTCAATCCTGCGAAGCCCGAGACCGCCGGTGCGCCCGTCTCCCCCGAAGGCAACCGCCAGCCCTTGCCCGAATGGCCAGCGGTGGATCGCAGCACTTACGAATGCGTGCAGTCGATGGAGCGGCTCGAACACTGGATTGGCCGCGCGTTCCACGCCCGCCTGGTCGCGATCGACACCGAGACCAGCGACCTCGACGCCATGCGGGCAGAGCTAACCGGTATCAGCCTGGCGCTCGGCCCGAACGATGCTTGCTACATCCCGCTCGCCCACGGCGGGACCGACATGTTCGCCGAACGGCCGGTGCAGATCGACAAGGCCGCTGCGCTCTCCGCGCTCAAGCCGCTGCTTGAGAGCGAAGCCGTCCTCAAGGTCGGCCAGAACGTGAAGTACGATCTCAACATCTTTGCCCGGAACGGCGTTCAAGTCGCACCGGTCGACGACACGATGGTGATCAGCTTCGACCTTGACGCCGGCCGCTCGGAAGACGGGATCGGCGGCGGTCACGGGATGGATGAGCTTGCGACCCGCCACCTCGGCCACACCACGCTGACCTTCAAGGACATTTGCGGCACCGGCAAGAAGGCGATCCCCTTCGGCGAAGTTCCGCTTACCAAGGCCACCGAATACGCGGCCGAGGACGCCGACGTGACCTGGCGCCTGTACAAGACGCTCAAGCCGCGACTGGCGCTGGAGAACGGCACGCGGGTCTACCAGCGTGTCGATCGGCCGCTGATCCCGGTCGTCGCACAGATGGAGCGCAACGGGATCAAGGTCGACCGCCAGGCCCTCGCCGGATTGTCGGAGGAGTTCGCCAAGGAAATCGCCCGGATCGAGGGCGAGATCTACGAATGCTGCGGACAGCAGTTCACCATCGGCAGCCCCGCCCAGCTCGGCGATATTCTGTTCAACAAGATGGGCTACAAAGGCGGGCGCAAGGGCAAGAGCGGACAGTATTCGACGGACCAGGCGATCCTCGAACAACTCGCGAACCAGGGCGCTCCGGTCGCCCGGCTGGTGCTCGACTGGCGCCAGCATTCAAAGCTGCGCAGCACTTACACCGAGGCGCTGCAGGCGGCGATCAACCCGGCCACGGGGCGCGTGCACACTTGCTACAGCCTGGTCGGTGCGCAGACCGGGCGGCTGTCGTCGACCGACCCGAACCTGCAGAATATCCCGATCCGCACCGCCATTGGTCGCCGCATTCGCGAGGCGTTCGTGGCCGAGCCTGGCAACGTGCTGCTCGCCGCCGACTACTCGCAGATCGAGCTACGCCTTGCCGCGCACATGGCCGACGTGCCACCGCTCAAGGAAGCTTTCGCCGCCGGTGAGGACATCCATGCGCGCACCGCGCAGGAGATGTACGGCACGGTCGACCGCGACACTCGCGCGCGCGCCAAGACGATCAACTTCGCGATTCTCTACGGCATCAGCCGCTGGGGCTTGGCGGGTCGTCTCGGCGTCGAGGCGGACGAGGCGCAGGCGGTGATCGATCGCTACTTCCAGCGCTTCCCCGGCATCCAGCGCTATATCGTCCACACGCTCGAGAGCGTGCGTGAACGCGGCTATTCGGAGACGCTGTTCGGCCGCAAGACCTGGTTCCCGCGGATCAGCGCCAAGATCCCGCACGAACGCCAAGGCGCCGAACGCGCCGCCATCAACGCGCCAATCCAGGGCACCAGCGCCGACATCATCAAACGCGCGATGGCGCGGATGCCGGCGGCCCTGGCTGACGCCGGGCTGGGCGAGGTCAAGATGCTGCTGCAGGTGCACGACGAACTGGTGTTCGAGTTGCCCGAAGGCGATGTTGCGGCAGCTTCGCCGGTGATCGAGCGAGTGATGGCCGAGGCAGCGCTGCCCTCGGTGGAGCTTGATGTACCGCTCGGGATCGAGATCGGCACCGGCCTTAGCTGGGACGCAGCGCAC
- the bla gene encoding class A beta-lactamase, giving the protein MTLRFIGRMVAGLLLAVATPALAQGQPLESRFDNAFGTELRAPRDFSATYDNALAQQIALIAEGSQGRIGVAAVDLTTGQEIGVLGDERFPMASTSKIAIAATFLEGVDRGRWSLDSQFPMMMPVASKPFSSRIAPVRAGESYSARALIDMMITRSNNQATDALLAAVGGPSKVNDWARRAGIQNFNLTRDIATLVRDDGEFNPAAHIDIRDSATPRDMVKLLSGIYQGQWLSASSRYVIIDAMERCRTGTRRIPALMPADARVAHKTGSLNNTSSDIGIITMPDGRAIALAIYVTGQGTRLNREARIANIARAIYDGYGTQSTRQWTNATYANSAGK; this is encoded by the coding sequence ATGACATTGCGCTTCATAGGACGGATGGTCGCCGGCCTTTTGCTGGCCGTCGCCACGCCTGCGCTCGCGCAGGGCCAACCGCTTGAATCCCGGTTCGACAATGCGTTCGGCACCGAGCTTCGGGCGCCCCGTGATTTCTCCGCCACTTACGACAACGCGCTCGCCCAGCAGATCGCGCTGATCGCCGAAGGGTCGCAAGGCCGCATCGGCGTGGCGGCGGTTGACCTCACCACCGGACAAGAGATCGGCGTCCTGGGCGACGAGCGCTTTCCGATGGCCAGCACCAGCAAGATCGCCATCGCCGCTACCTTCCTTGAAGGCGTTGACCGGGGCCGCTGGTCTCTCGACAGCCAGTTTCCGATGATGATGCCGGTCGCTTCGAAGCCCTTCTCAAGCCGGATTGCACCGGTTCGCGCCGGCGAGTCCTATAGCGCCCGTGCGCTGATCGACATGATGATCACGCGCAGCAACAACCAGGCGACGGACGCGCTCCTGGCCGCCGTGGGCGGACCGTCCAAGGTCAACGACTGGGCACGCCGCGCCGGGATCCAGAACTTCAACCTCACCCGCGACATCGCCACGCTGGTGCGCGACGACGGCGAGTTCAATCCTGCCGCGCATATCGACATTCGTGACAGCGCCACCCCGCGCGACATGGTCAAGCTGTTGAGCGGAATCTACCAGGGCCAGTGGCTCAGCGCTTCGAGCCGCTACGTGATCATCGACGCGATGGAGCGGTGCCGCACCGGTACCCGCCGCATCCCGGCGCTCATGCCCGCCGACGCTCGCGTGGCGCACAAGACCGGCTCGCTCAACAACACTTCAAGCGACATCGGCATTATCACCATGCCCGATGGCCGCGCGATTGCGCTCGCTATTTATGTGACCGGCCAGGGCACCCGCCTGAACCGGGAAGCCCGGATCGCCAATATCGCCCGGGCGATCTATGACGGGTACGGCACCCAGTCGACGCGCCAGTGGACCAACGCCACTTACGCCAACAGCGCCGGCAAATAA
- a CDS encoding class I SAM-dependent methyltransferase: protein MRSTLALFALALTVSVPAAAANEPSDYAAALADAQRPAADKERDAARHPAELLAFAEIDPGEKVGDYIMGGGYWTRLLATAVGPQGKVYAFQPDEFIAFRAAYGDEQNAAVAGRANVAALRGPVAAPPFPEKLDTIITVQNLHDLYLGAFPPDTAAKSIAALFDALKPGGTLVVVDHSAADGSGTTAANSIHRIDKAAAIAALTNAGFVVEAQSDLYKRPDDPRTANVFDPTIRGKTDQFALRLRKPN, encoded by the coding sequence ATGCGCTCGACTTTAGCCCTATTCGCGCTGGCCTTAACCGTCAGCGTCCCCGCAGCCGCCGCCAACGAACCCTCCGACTATGCCGCAGCTCTCGCCGATGCGCAGCGGCCGGCGGCAGACAAGGAACGCGATGCGGCCCGCCACCCCGCTGAGCTGCTGGCGTTCGCCGAGATCGATCCAGGCGAGAAGGTCGGCGATTACATCATGGGCGGCGGCTACTGGACGAGGCTGCTGGCCACGGCAGTCGGACCCCAGGGCAAAGTCTATGCCTTCCAGCCGGACGAATTCATCGCCTTCCGCGCGGCCTATGGTGACGAGCAAAACGCCGCCGTGGCTGGCCGCGCCAACGTCGCTGCGTTGCGCGGGCCAGTCGCGGCACCGCCCTTCCCGGAAAAGCTCGACACGATCATCACGGTGCAGAACCTGCACGATCTCTACCTCGGAGCCTTCCCGCCCGACACGGCCGCCAAATCCATCGCCGCCCTGTTCGACGCGCTCAAGCCCGGCGGCACTCTGGTGGTGGTGGACCACAGCGCCGCCGACGGTAGCGGTACGACCGCGGCCAACTCGATCCATCGGATCGACAAGGCGGCCGCGATAGCGGCCCTGACCAACGCAGGCTTTGTCGTGGAGGCCCAGAGCGACCTCTACAAACGACCCGACGACCCCCGAACCGCCAACGTCTTCGACCCCACGATCCGCGGAAAAACCGACCAATTCGCGCTACGGCTGCGCAAGCCGAACTGA
- a CDS encoding protein-L-isoaspartate(D-aspartate) O-methyltransferase → MTSFAHQRAAMVERQLKARGIRNARVLAAMGEVPREQFVPERLLEFAYSDGPLPIGEEQTISQPYVLALMIEAAGVAPGDRVLEVGAGSGYAAAVMAQIASSVFAIERHPTLAESARERLLEGGYPNVTVITGDGSVGLPDMAPFDAILVSAGGDRVPEPLKWQLAIGGRLVVPVGGTGLQTLLCLRRTGEEEWIEHDLGNVRFVPLIGAHGR, encoded by the coding sequence GTGACCTCATTTGCCCACCAGCGCGCTGCGATGGTCGAACGCCAACTCAAGGCGCGCGGCATCCGCAACGCGCGGGTGCTGGCCGCGATGGGCGAGGTCCCACGAGAGCAATTCGTGCCCGAGCGGCTGCTGGAATTCGCTTATTCCGATGGCCCGCTGCCGATCGGCGAGGAGCAAACCATCTCGCAGCCCTATGTCCTCGCGCTGATGATAGAGGCGGCGGGCGTAGCGCCCGGTGACCGCGTGCTCGAGGTCGGCGCCGGCTCGGGCTACGCGGCGGCGGTGATGGCGCAGATTGCCAGCAGCGTGTTCGCGATTGAGCGGCATCCGACTCTGGCCGAGAGTGCGCGCGAGCGGCTGCTCGAGGGCGGATACCCTAACGTCACGGTGATTACTGGCGATGGCAGCGTTGGCCTGCCCGACATGGCGCCTTTCGATGCGATCCTCGTCTCGGCCGGCGGCGACAGAGTGCCCGAACCGCTCAAATGGCAACTCGCGATCGGCGGTAGACTGGTGGTACCAGTGGGGGGCACTGGCTTGCAGACGCTGCTCTGCCTCAGGCGCACTGGCGAGGAGGAATGGATCGAGCATGACCTCGGCAACGTGCGCTTCGTGCCGTTGATCGGCGCACATGGACGATAG
- a CDS encoding host attachment protein, whose amino-acid sequence MKIPHQALVALANGEQFVLMRNIGQAFDPKLEREQELDLELTNFSAGIRHQDRRGAPNNSTNLDELAHGAAIAEWLNARALNGQLEDLVIAADPRTLGQIRQRCHKEVQSRILGEVAKDLTNSPIKEIERVLAAA is encoded by the coding sequence ATGAAGATCCCCCACCAGGCCCTCGTCGCGCTCGCCAATGGCGAGCAATTCGTGCTGATGCGCAACATCGGGCAGGCGTTCGATCCCAAGCTGGAGCGCGAACAGGAACTGGACCTGGAACTCACCAACTTCAGCGCCGGAATCCGCCACCAGGATCGCAGGGGAGCACCCAACAACAGCACCAATCTCGACGAGCTCGCCCACGGCGCGGCCATCGCGGAGTGGCTCAATGCACGGGCTCTCAACGGCCAGTTAGAGGACCTCGTGATTGCCGCCGATCCGCGCACTCTGGGTCAGATCCGCCAGCGCTGTCACAAGGAAGTGCAGAGCCGGATCCTGGGCGAAGTCGCCAAGGATTTAACCAACTCACCGATTAAGGAGATCGAGCGGGTGCTCGCCGCCGCTTGA
- the groL gene encoding chaperonin GroEL (60 kDa chaperone family; promotes refolding of misfolded polypeptides especially under stressful conditions; forms two stacked rings of heptamers to form a barrel-shaped 14mer; ends can be capped by GroES; misfolded proteins enter the barrel where they are refolded when GroES binds) yields the protein MAAKDVKFSRDARERILKGVDTLANAVKVTLGPKGRNVVIDKSYGAPRITKDGVTVAKEIELKDKFENMGAQMLREVASKTNDLAGDGTTTATVLAQAIVREGMKSVAAGINPMDLKRGIDLAVGKVVEDLKARSKPVAGSNEIAQVGVISANGDREVGEKIAEAMEKVGKEGVITVEEAKGLEFELDVVEGMQFDRGYLSPYFVTNAEKMVVELDNPYILIHEKKLSNLQSMLPILEAVVQSGRPLLIIAEDIEGEALATLVVNKLRGGLKVAAVKAPGFGDRRKAMLQDIAILTQGEMVSEDLGIKLESVSVSMLGQAKRVTIDKDNTTIVDGAGNAEDIKARVEQIRAQIESTTSDYDREKLQERLAKLAGGVAVIKVGGASEIEVKERKDRVDDALHATRAAVEEGIVPGGGTALLYATKTLDGLTGANEDQTRGIDIVRRALQAPVRQIAENAGHDGAVVAGKLIDGNDEQLGFNAQTDVYENLVQAGVIDPTKVVRTALQDAASVAGLLITTEAAIAELPDDKPAAPAMPDMGGMGF from the coding sequence ATGGCTGCCAAGGACGTGAAATTTTCGCGCGACGCGCGCGAACGCATCCTCAAGGGCGTCGATACGCTCGCCAACGCCGTCAAGGTGACCCTGGGGCCCAAGGGCCGCAACGTCGTCATCGACAAGAGCTACGGCGCTCCGCGCATCACCAAGGACGGCGTCACCGTCGCCAAGGAAATCGAGCTCAAGGACAAGTTCGAGAACATGGGCGCGCAGATGCTGCGTGAAGTGGCCTCGAAGACCAACGACCTCGCCGGTGACGGCACCACCACCGCGACCGTACTCGCCCAGGCGATCGTTCGCGAAGGCATGAAGTCGGTTGCCGCCGGCATCAACCCGATGGACCTGAAGCGCGGCATCGACCTCGCGGTCGGCAAGGTTGTCGAAGACCTCAAGGCCCGCTCGAAGCCGGTTGCCGGCTCGAACGAGATCGCCCAGGTCGGCGTCATCTCGGCCAACGGCGACCGTGAAGTCGGCGAGAAGATCGCCGAAGCCATGGAAAAGGTCGGCAAGGAAGGCGTAATCACCGTCGAGGAAGCCAAGGGCCTCGAGTTCGAACTCGATGTCGTCGAAGGCATGCAGTTCGACCGTGGTTACCTGTCGCCCTACTTCGTGACCAACGCCGAGAAGATGGTCGTTGAGCTGGATAACCCGTACATCCTGATCCACGAGAAGAAGCTTTCGAACCTGCAGTCGATGCTGCCGATCCTCGAAGCCGTGGTTCAGAGCGGCCGTCCGCTCCTCATCATCGCCGAGGACATCGAAGGCGAAGCCCTGGCCACCCTGGTGGTCAACAAGCTACGCGGCGGCCTCAAGGTCGCAGCCGTCAAGGCTCCGGGCTTCGGCGATCGCCGCAAGGCCATGCTGCAGGACATCGCGATCCTGACGCAGGGCGAGATGGTCAGCGAAGATCTCGGCATCAAGCTCGAGAGCGTTTCGGTGAGCATGCTCGGCCAGGCCAAGCGCGTAACCATCGACAAGGACAACACCACGATCGTCGATGGCGCCGGCAATGCCGAAGACATCAAGGCCCGGGTCGAGCAGATCCGTGCCCAGATCGAATCGACCACCAGCGACTATGACCGTGAGAAGCTGCAAGAACGTCTGGCGAAGCTCGCCGGCGGCGTTGCGGTGATCAAGGTCGGCGGCGCCTCGGAGATCGAGGTCAAGGAGCGCAAGGATCGCGTTGATGACGCGCTGCATGCGACCCGCGCCGCTGTCGAGGAAGGCATCGTCCCGGGCGGCGGTACCGCGCTGCTCTACGCCACCAAGACCCTCGACGGCCTGACCGGCGCGAACGAGGACCAGACCCGCGGCATCGACATCGTCCGTCGTGCACTGCAGGCTCCGGTTCGCCAGATCGCCGAGAACGCCGGCCATGACGGCGCGGTTGTCGCCGGCAAGCTGATCGACGGCAACGACGAGCAGCTCGGCTTCAATGCCCAGACCGACGTCTACGAGAACCTGGTCCAGGCCGGCGTGATCGATCCGACCAAGGTCGTCCGCACCGCGCTGCAGGACGCAGCTTCGGTCGCTGGCCTGCTGATCACCACCGAAGCGGCGATCGCTGAACTGCCGGACGACAAGCCGGCCGCGCCGGCGATGCCGGACATGGGTGGCATGGGCTTCTAA
- the groES gene encoding co-chaperone GroES → MAFRPLHDRVLVRRIEAEEKTAGGIIIPDSAKEKPSEGEVVAVGSGSRAEDGKVTPLDVKPGDRVLFGKWSGTEVKLNGEDLLIMKESDIMGIVG, encoded by the coding sequence ATGGCATTCCGTCCGCTGCACGACCGCGTTCTGGTCCGCCGCATTGAGGCCGAAGAAAAGACGGCCGGTGGCATCATCATCCCCGACAGCGCCAAGGAAAAGCCGAGCGAGGGCGAAGTCGTCGCCGTCGGTTCGGGCTCGCGCGCCGAAGACGGCAAGGTCACCCCGCTCGACGTCAAGCCGGGCGACCGCGTGCTGTTCGGCAAATGGTCGGGCACCGAGGTCAAGCTCAACGGCGAAGACCTGCTGATCATGAAGGAAAGCGACATCATGGGGATCGTCGGCTGA
- a CDS encoding MATE family efflux transporter: protein MFETSPLTWRGELAATLRIAGPLAAANLLQMLVYAIDVIFVARLGEEALAASSLSIALFGLMMWCFSGLTGMVAALIATELGRRRHAAREVRRSARMALWLGFACGLLGMVVCFFGHEVMLLAGQEPRIAERAGGFMRVIMWAMVPMILANVLRSVVSALGRPLFATAITALAIGIAALGNYAFVFGNLGAPALGLEGSALASVLTAIFMLAAYVTAIRSDRRLRRYQLFGNWWRSEWSRFRELVRTGLPVALAILAEAGLFSGAAFLMGLISASQLAAHTIALQIAALAFQIPFGIGQAATIRVGYHYGRGDPQAVGRSGWVAIATGCAFMLVTASFMLFAPRLLLGIYVDPHAAANATLVAYAVRFMAVAAAFQLFDGLQAVTAGSLRGLQDTRVPMLIALFGYWVPGLGTAVVLGFFTPLEGLGIWFGLAVGLVAVALPMIWRWSRRARLGLLPA, encoded by the coding sequence ATGTTCGAGACCTCCCCTCTGACTTGGCGCGGCGAACTGGCCGCGACCCTGCGTATCGCGGGGCCGCTGGCGGCCGCCAACCTACTGCAGATGCTGGTCTATGCGATCGACGTGATCTTCGTCGCCCGCCTGGGAGAGGAAGCGCTCGCGGCTTCGAGCCTTTCAATTGCGCTGTTCGGGTTGATGATGTGGTGCTTCTCCGGACTGACCGGGATGGTCGCGGCGCTGATCGCCACTGAGCTCGGCCGCCGCCGCCACGCAGCGCGCGAAGTGCGGCGGAGCGCGCGCATGGCGCTGTGGCTGGGCTTCGCCTGCGGCCTGCTGGGCATGGTCGTGTGCTTCTTCGGGCACGAAGTCATGCTGCTGGCTGGACAGGAGCCGCGCATCGCCGAGCGGGCCGGCGGTTTCATGCGGGTAATCATGTGGGCCATGGTGCCGATGATCCTCGCCAACGTGCTGCGTTCGGTGGTATCGGCGCTCGGCCGACCGCTGTTCGCCACCGCGATCACGGCGCTGGCCATCGGCATTGCCGCGCTGGGCAACTATGCGTTCGTGTTCGGTAATCTCGGCGCCCCCGCGCTCGGGCTGGAGGGGTCGGCCCTGGCGAGTGTGCTGACCGCGATCTTCATGCTCGCCGCTTACGTCACGGCGATCCGTTCGGACCGGCGGCTGCGGCGCTATCAGCTGTTCGGCAACTGGTGGCGCTCGGAATGGTCGCGCTTCCGCGAGCTTGTGCGGACGGGCCTGCCGGTGGCGTTGGCGATTCTGGCGGAGGCCGGCCTGTTCAGCGGGGCGGCGTTCCTGATGGGCCTGATCAGCGCCTCTCAACTGGCCGCTCACACCATAGCTTTGCAGATCGCCGCTCTCGCCTTCCAGATTCCGTTCGGGATCGGCCAGGCCGCGACCATCCGGGTCGGCTACCACTACGGCCGGGGCGATCCGCAAGCGGTCGGCCGCTCTGGCTGGGTGGCGATCGCCACCGGGTGCGCCTTCATGCTGGTGACCGCCTCGTTCATGCTGTTCGCGCCGAGGTTGCTGCTCGGCATCTATGTCGATCCCCATGCGGCCGCCAACGCCACGCTGGTCGCCTATGCCGTGCGGTTCATGGCCGTGGCAGCGGCGTTCCAATTGTTCGACGGCTTGCAGGCGGTGACCGCCGGCTCGCTCCGCGGGTTGCAGGATACGCGGGTGCCGATGCTCATTGCCCTGTTCGGCTATTGGGTGCCCGGACTCGGCACGGCGGTGGTGCTCGGCTTCTTCACGCCGCTGGAAGGACTCGGAATCTGGTTCGGCCTAGCCGTTGGCCTGGTGGCGGTGGCCTTGCCAATGATCTGGCGCTGGAGCCGGCGCGCTCGTCTCGGGCTGCTACCGGCCTGA
- a CDS encoding c-type cytochrome gives MMFAPTTAARFTSAFALALALAACGGGNDQADEPTASVTDATPLATPGATDTATPAATPTPEATPSESPSPTATPSAKATATTAAAAAPVEPAAFAQCKACHSVEPGKNGIGPSLAGIWGEKAGAVPGFEFSQPMKDSGLVWNQATLDKYLTDPRGVVPGTKMAFGGVKDAAKRQALIDYIKGL, from the coding sequence ATGATGTTCGCCCCCACGACTGCTGCCCGTTTCACTTCCGCCTTCGCCCTCGCGCTGGCTCTCGCCGCATGTGGCGGCGGGAATGACCAGGCCGACGAACCGACGGCGTCCGTCACCGACGCAACCCCCCTCGCCACTCCGGGCGCGACCGACACGGCAACGCCCGCCGCCACTCCGACGCCCGAAGCGACCCCCAGCGAATCGCCGAGCCCGACTGCGACCCCGAGCGCCAAGGCGACGGCCACCACGGCTGCCGCTGCCGCTCCGGTCGAGCCGGCCGCGTTCGCGCAGTGCAAGGCCTGCCACTCGGTCGAGCCGGGCAAGAACGGCATCGGCCCGTCGCTCGCCGGCATCTGGGGCGAGAAGGCCGGCGCCGTGCCGGGCTTCGAATTCAGCCAGCCGATGAAGGATTCGGGCCTCGTCTGGAACCAGGCCACGCTCGACAAGTACCTGACCGATCCGCGCGGTGTCGTCCCCGGCACCAAGATGGCCTTCGGCGGCGTCAAGGACGCGGCCAAGCGCCAGGCGCTGATCGACTACATCAAGGGTCTCTGA
- a CDS encoding DUF5990 family protein — translation MARADQIEIRARLVIEQPVPGVLHSLQEDDAPLDPKTSKAGEPLAFDFPLRIERTEGGAKLFGKQVRREGPERRFVYIRIGTLAGDCASPWTRKMKIDIHDIESALLDKAAAGGLLVGRINGTAKDGSPVCATVKPVTWRVV, via the coding sequence ATGGCGCGCGCGGATCAAATCGAGATCCGCGCCCGCCTGGTGATCGAGCAGCCGGTGCCCGGCGTCCTGCACAGCCTGCAGGAAGACGACGCGCCGCTCGATCCCAAGACCTCGAAAGCGGGCGAGCCGCTCGCTTTCGATTTCCCGCTACGCATCGAGCGCACTGAAGGCGGCGCCAAGCTCTTCGGCAAGCAAGTCCGCCGAGAAGGGCCAGAGCGCCGCTTCGTCTACATCCGCATCGGCACGCTCGCGGGCGATTGCGCCTCGCCGTGGACCCGGAAGATGAAGATCGACATCCATGATATTGAGTCGGCTTTGCTCGACAAGGCGGCGGCAGGCGGGTTGCTGGTCGGCAGGATCAACGGGACAGCCAAGGATGGCTCGCCCGTGTGCGCGACGGTGAAGCCGGTGACCTGGCGAGTGGTTTAG
- a CDS encoding GNAT family N-acetyltransferase, protein MSKPSTPTIITPRFVLRELTRTDAPALFPSFADPVLMRWWSRGPFSSVQELAEWLVPSSGWEEGRSWAVTEGEGGPAIGRLAALDRGDGITELAHLVVSERQGQGVAREALRALMDHLFGIEQRRRLYADTDPDNLASNRVLESLGFVCEGRLREQWTTHIGRRDSLIWGQLDHEWRARREASN, encoded by the coding sequence GTGAGTAAACCCTCGACGCCGACGATTATTACGCCGCGCTTCGTCCTGCGCGAACTTACGCGGACAGACGCGCCCGCTCTTTTTCCCAGCTTTGCCGATCCGGTGCTCATGCGCTGGTGGAGTCGCGGACCCTTTTCGAGCGTTCAAGAGCTGGCCGAATGGCTTGTTCCAAGCTCGGGGTGGGAAGAAGGCCGAAGCTGGGCCGTGACGGAGGGGGAAGGTGGACCAGCCATCGGCCGGCTCGCCGCCCTCGATCGCGGCGATGGAATCACTGAACTCGCGCACCTGGTGGTTAGCGAGCGGCAAGGACAGGGTGTCGCCCGCGAGGCCCTCAGGGCTCTCATGGATCACCTCTTCGGGATCGAGCAGCGCCGCCGACTGTATGCCGACACCGACCCTGACAATCTGGCTTCCAACCGAGTGCTCGAAAGCCTCGGCTTCGTTTGCGAGGGTCGCTTGCGCGAACAGTGGACCACTCACATCGGTCGCCGAGACAGCTTGATTTGGGGTCAACTTGATCACGAATGGCGAGCGCGCCGCGAGGCCTCGAACTGA